The Vicia villosa cultivar HV-30 ecotype Madison, WI linkage group LG1, Vvil1.0, whole genome shotgun sequence genome includes a region encoding these proteins:
- the LOC131618559 gene encoding uncharacterized protein LOC131618559 — translation MEDETHSTLRSAPSFEIYNKSHHHEDHDYNNNINDPEQVLRRTALSLETIGSDEFTFERGNMDLIEETENEVENDWSTEIQNLNIDDDEDVQPSTPPMYLATGLGVDGGEVAVSGNNDMLFVPSLQESEDLQEYYKKMVHEYPSHPLILKKYAHFLQGKGELQDAEEYFHRATEADPNDGEILMHYAKLVWENHHDRDRASVYFERAAQTSPQDSDVLAAYVSFLWETEDDENEDGDCQTQNDMEKQENVPVKTSKEENGVENLTTTNFNEDSNDADYLKLIDENPKNPLFLKKYAQFLFQTKKDLEAAEGYYSRAVSADPSNGETISEYAKLHWELHHDQEKALSLFEQAVQATPEDSNVLAAYTCFLWETEGGES, via the exons ATGGAAGACGAGACTCATTCAACATTGCGTTCAGCTCCCTCATTTGAAATATACAACAAATCTCATCATCATGAAGATCATgattacaacaacaacatcaacgatCCAGAACAAGTTTTGAGAAGAACTGCTTTGAGTTTAGAAACCATTGGTAGTGATGAGTTCAcctttgaaagaggcaatatgGATTTGATTGAAGAAACTGAGAATGAGGTTGAGAATGATTGGTCAACTGAGATTCAGAACTtgaatattgatgatgatgaagatgttcAACCTTCTACTCCTCCTATGTATCTTGCAACAGGACTTGGAGTTGATGGTGGTGAAGTTGCGGTATCTGGTAATAATGATATGTTGTTTGTTCCCAGTTTGCAAGAAAGTGAAGATCTTCAAGAGTATTACAAGAAAATGGTTCATGAGTATCCCTCTCACCCTTTGATTCTTAAAAAATATGCACACTTTTTACAA GGTAAGGGAGAACTTCAAGATGCGGAGGAGTATTTTCATCGCGCTACTGAAGCTGATCCTAATGATGGTGAAATCTTGATGCATTATGCAAAGCTGGTATGGGAGAATCATCATGACAGAGATAGAGCATCGGTCTATTTTGAACGAGCAGCTCAAACTTCGCCGCAAGACAG CGATGTTCTTGCAGCATATGTAAGTTTTCTTTGGGAAACAGAAGATGATGAGAATGAAGATGGAGATTGTCAAACTCAG AATGACATGGAAAAACAAGAGAATGTACCTGTCAAGACCTCAAAAGAGGAAAACGGTGTAGAAAATCTTACAACAACTAATTTTAATGAAGACAGTAATGATGCAGATTATTTGAAGTTGATCGATGAGAATCCTAAAAaccctttgtttctgaaaaagtATGCTCAGTTTCTGTTTCAG ACCAAGAAAGATCTTGAAGCAGCAGAGGGTTACTACTCAAGAGCAGTTTCAGCTGATCCCAGCAACGGTGAAACCATATCAGAATATGCTAAACTACACTGGGAGCTTCATCATGATCAGGAAAAAGCCTTGTCTTTGTTTGAACAAGCAGTTCAGGCTACCCCTGAAGATAG CAATGTTCTTGCAGCATATACATGCTTTCTTTGGGAGACAGAAGGCGGAGAAAGCTGA